A window from Urocitellus parryii isolate mUroPar1 chromosome 1, mUroPar1.hap1, whole genome shotgun sequence encodes these proteins:
- the LOC113179685 gene encoding protocadherin beta-16-like, translated as MEIEWLPNQRQRQVLLFFVLLSLSGAGAELGPYVVVEEMEKGSLVANLVKDLGLELAEMSTRGARIISQGNKEYLQLKVQTGDLLINEKLDREELCGPTEPCILNFQVLMEKPLEIFQAELKVKDINDHSPVFPEREILLKILENSPLGNVFPLNNALDLDVGSNDVQNYQISPNSHFRVLTYERNNGKKYPQLVLEKELDREEEPELRLTLTALDGGSPPLFGTTQVLIEVLDINDNTPEFQQPIYKVQIPENSPVGSLVVTVSATDLDGGIYGKIIYMLFQASEDVSKTLELNPMTGEIRLRKQVDFETVPFYEVDIKATDGGGLWGKCTLLLQVVDVNDNHPKVTMSALTSPIPENSPEMVVAVFRVSDPDSGNNGKTISSIREDMPFLLKPSGKNFYTLKTKRALDREEREEYNVTITVTDMGTPRLKTQLNITVQVSDINDNAPAFRETSYTLLVRENNQPALHIGSVSATDKDSGTNAQITYSLLPNQDPHLPLASLVSINADNGQLFALRALDFEALQAFEFHVGATDQGSPALSSQALVRVVVLDDNDNSPFVLYPMQNASAPCTELVPRAAEQGYLVTKVVAVDRDSGQNAWLSYQLLKATEPGLFGVWAHNGEVRTTRLLSERDAARHRLVVLVKDNGEPPLSASVTLHVLLVDGFSQPYLPLPEVAPERAQGDSLTVYLVIALASVSSLFLFSVLVFVAVRLCRRSRAASLGVCSVPEGHFPGHLVDVASTGTLSQSYQQEVCLKGGSVTSEFKFLKPIIPILPPQCPEKEIEENSFFHNTFGFNY; from the coding sequence ATGGAGATTGAATGGCTGCCAAATCAGAGACAAAGGCAAGtcttacttttctttgttttgctgagCTTGTCTGGGGCAGGCGCCGAGTTGGGACCATATGTGGTAgtggaagaaatggagaaaggtTCCTTAGTGGCAAATCTAGTGAAAGACCTAGGGCTGGAGTTGGCAGAGATGTCCACCCGAGGGGCCCGGATCATTTCCCAAGGAAACAAAGAGTATTTGCAGCTCAAGGTTCAAACTGGGGATTTGCTCATAAATGAGAAATTAGATAGAGAGGAGCTATGTGGGCCCACTGAGCCTTGTATACTAAATTTCCAAGTGTTAATGGAAAAACCCTTAGAGATATTTCAGGCTGAACTGAAGGTGAAAGACATAAATGATCATTCTCCTGTGTTCCCAGAAAGAGAAATACTTCTTAAAATACTGGAAAACAGCCCCCTAGGAAATGTGTTCCCTCTGAATAATGCTCTGGACTTGGACGTTGGAAGCAATGATGTTCAGAACTATCAAATCAGCCCCAACTCCCATTTCCGCGTTCTTACCTATGAACGCAACAACGGCAAGAAATATCCTCAACTGGTTTTGGAAAAAGAGCTGGATCGAGAGGAAGAGCCTGAACTAAGATTAACCCTGACAGCTCTGGATGGCGGCTCTCCTCCGCTGTTTGGAACCACACAGGTCCTTATTGAAGTGTTGGACATCAACGATAATACCCCTGAGTTTCAGCAGCCAATCTACAAGGTGCAAATTCCTGAGAACAGCCCGGTAGGTTCTCTGGTAGTCACTGTCTCCGCCACTGATTTAGACGGTGGCATCTAtgggaaaataatatatatgctcTTTCAGGCTTCAGAAGATGTTAGCAAAACTTTGGAGCTAAATCCTATGACAGGAGAAATTCGACTTAGGAAACAAGTAGATTTTGAAACAGTCCCGTTTTATGAAGTGGACATCAAGGCTACAGACGGAGGAGGTCTTTGGGGGAAATGCACTCTTCTCCTGCAGGTAGTGGATGTAAATGATAACCACCCCAAAGTGACCATGTCTGCACTCACCAGTCCCATCCCGGAGAACTCCCCGGAGATGGTGGTTGCTGTTTTCAGAGTTTCAGATCCTGACTCTGGGAACAACGGAAAGACGATTTCCTCCATTCGGGAAGACATGCCCTTTCTTCTAAAACCTTCAGGCAAGAACTTTTACACCTTGAAAACAAAGAGAGCACtagacagagaagaaagagaggaataCAACGTGACCATCACTGTTACAGATATGGGGACACCCAGATTGAAAACACAGCTTAATATAACAGTGCAGGTATCAGACATCAACGACAACGCCCCTGCCTTCAGAGAAACCTCCTACACGCTGTTAGTGCGCGAGAACAACCAGCCCGCCCTGCACATAGGCAGTGTCAGCGCCACAGACAAAGACTCAGGCACCAACGCCCAGATCACCTACTCGCTGCTGCCAAACCAGGACCCGCACCTGCCCCTCGCCTCGCTGGTCTCCATCAACGCAGACAATGGGCAGCTGTTCGCGCTGAGAGCACTGGACTTCGAGGCCCTGCAGGCTTTCGAGTTCCACGTGGGCGCCACAGACCAAGGCTCGCCCGCGCTCAGCAGCCAGGCGCTGGTGCGAGTGGTGGTGCTGGACGACAATGACAACTCGCCCTTCGTGCTGTACCCGATGCAGAACGCCTCTGCGCCCTGCACAGAGCTGGTGCCCAGGGCGGCAGAGCAGGGCTACCTGGTCACCAAGGTGGTGGCAGTGGACAGAGACTCGGGCCAGAACGCCTGGCTGTCATACCAGCTGCTCAAGGCCACGGAGCCAGGGCTGTTTGGCGTGTGGGCGCACAATGGCGAGGTGCGCACCACCAGGCTGCTGAGTGAGCGCGACGCGGCCAGGCACAGGCTGGTGGTGCTGGTCAAGGACAATGGCGAGCCTCCGCTGTCTGCCAGCGTCACGCTGCACGTGCTGCTGGTGGATGGCTTCTCCCAGCCCTACCTGCCGCTCCCGGAAGTGGCGCCTGAGCGCGCCCAGGGGGACTCGCTGACTGTCTACTTGGTCATCGCCTTGGCCTCTGTGTCGTcgctcttcctcttctctgtgctAGTGTTCGTGGCGGTGAGGTtgtgcaggaggagcagggcggCATCGCTAGGTGTGTGTTCTGTGCCTGAGGGCCACTTTCCTGGCCACCTGGTGGATGTCGCCAGCACTGGCACTCTGTCCCAGAGTTACCAACAAGAGGTGTGTCTGAAGGGAGGTTCTGTGACCAGCGAGTTTAAGTTCTTGAAGCCAATTATCCCCATCCTCCCGCCCCAGTGCCCtgagaaagaaatagaggaaaattCTTTCTTCCACAATACTTTTGGATTTAATTATTGA
- the LOC113179767 gene encoding LOW QUALITY PROTEIN: protocadherin beta-10-like (The sequence of the model RefSeq protein was modified relative to this genomic sequence to represent the inferred CDS: inserted 2 bases in 1 codon) encodes METRRLCFPRQRQVLFLFLFGGVSLAANRFRHYSVTEETERGSFVINLAKELGIGVEELATRRTRVVSDDNKQHLLLDSHTGNVLTNEKLDREKLCGSIEPCMLYFQILMDNPFQIYRAELKIRDINDHSPVFREKEMVLKILENTAEGATFRLERAQDSDRGLNGIQNYTIEPNSFFHITISDSDEGTIYPELVLDKALDWEKQPELNLTLTALDGGSPPRSGITTXVLDVNDNAPKFSQLIYETKAPENSPLGSLVVKVCAEDADSGVNAEVTYSFFDADEDIQTIFQINPFSGEIILKALLDYELVKSHKINIQAIDGGGLSARCMVLVQVLDTNDNPPELIISSLSNYIDENSPETVLAVFRAKDRDSGENGMTICYIQDNLPFRLKPSVENFYILMTEEALDRESRGEYNITITVTDLGTPRLKTQHNITVLVSDVNDNAPAFTQTSYTLLVRENNQPALQIGSVSATDRDSGINAQITYSLLPNQDPHLPLTSLVSINADNGQLFALRALDFEALQAFEFHVGATDQGSPALSSQALVRVVVLDDNDNSPFVLYPMQNASAPCTELVPRAAEQGYLVTKVVAVDGDSGQNAWLSYQLLKATEPGLFGVWAHNGEVRTTRLLSERDAARHRLVVLVKDNGEPPLSASVTLHVLLVDGFSQPYLPLPEAPPERTQGDSLTVYLVIALASVSSLFLFSVLVFVAVRLCRRRRAASLEVCSVPEGHFPGHLVDVSGTGTLSQSYQYKVCLTGDCSGTSEFKFLKPIYPNIHTNGPERNSVENPIF; translated from the exons ATGGAGACCAGAAGGTTGTGCTTCCCAAGACAAAGGCAagtcttatttctctttctgtttggGGGAGTATCCTTGGCAGCTAATAGGTTTCGACATTATTCTGTGACAGAGGAAACTGAAAGAGGATCCTTTGTCATCAATCTAGCAAAGGAGCTGGGAATAGGGGTGGAGGAGCTGGCTACACGGAGAACGAGGGTGGTTTCTGATGATAATAAACAACACTTGCTTCTGGATTCTCATACTGGAAATGTGCTCACAAATGAAAAACTGGACAGGGAGAAACTGTGTGGCTCCATAGAGCCCTGTATGCtgtatttccaaattttaatgGACAACCCCTTTCAGATTTACCGGGCTGAGTTGAAAATCAGAGATATAAATGATCACTCACCAGTATTTCGGGAGAAAGAGATGGtcttaaaaatactagaaaatacaGCAGAAGGGGCAACATTTCGTTTAGAAAGAGCACAAGATTCAGATAGAGGACTTAATGGTATCCAAAACTATACAATTGAacccaattctttttttcatattacaATTAGTGACAGTGATGAGGGAACAATATATCCAGAGCTAGTGCTAGACAAAGCTCTTGACTGGGAAAAGCAGCCAGAGCTCAATTTAACACTCACAGCACTGGATGGTGGATCTCCACCCAGGTCAGGAATCACCAC TGTCCTGGATGTCAATGACAATGCTCCCAAATTTTCTCAGCTGATTTATGAGACCAAGGCTCCAGAAAATAGCCCCTTAGGGTCTCTTGTGGTTAAAGTCTGTGCAGAAGATGCAGATTCAGGAGTCAATGCAGAAGTAACCTATTCATTTTTTGATGCTGATGAAGATATTCAAACAATCTTTCAAATCAATCCTTTTTCTGGGGAAATTATTCTCAAAGCATTGCTTGACTATGAACTAGTAAAGTCTCACAAAATAAACATACAGGCAATTGATGGTGGGGGCCTTTCTGCAAGATGTATGGTTTTGGTCCAGGTATTAGACACCAATGACAATCCTCCTGAATTGATCATATCATCACTTTCCAACTACATCGATGAGAATTCTCCTGAAACAGTACTAGCAGTTTTTAGGGCTAAAGACAGAGATTCTGGAGAAAATGGAATGACCATTTGCTACATACAGGATAATTTGCCTTTccgtctgaaaccctctgtggaAAATTTTTACATCCTAATGACAGAAGAAGCACTAGACAGAGAGAGCAGAGGCGAGTACAACATCACCATCACGGTCACAGACTTGGGGACACCCAGGCTGAAAACCCAGCACAACATAACTGTCCTCGTCTCCGACGTCAACGACAACGCCCCTGCCTTCACACAAACGTCATACACGCTGTTGGTCCGCGAGAATAACCAACCCGCCCTGCAAATAGGCAGTGTCAGCGCCACAGACAGAGACTCAGGCATCAACGCCCAGATCACCTACTCGCTGCTGCCAAACCAGGACCCGCATCTGCCCCTCACCTCGCTGGTCTCCATCAACGCAGACAATGGGCAGCTGTTCGCGCTGAGGGCGCTGGACTTCGAGGCCCTGCAGGCGTTTGAGTTCCACGTGGGCGCCACAGACCAAGGATCGCCCGCGCTCAGCAGCCAGGCGCTGGTGCGCGTCGTGGTGCTGGACGACAATGACAACTCGCCCTTCGTGCTGTACCCAATGCAGAACGCCTCTGCGCCCTGCACTGAGCTGGTGCCCAGGGCGGCAGAGCAGGGCTACCTGGTCACCAAGGTGGTGGCAGTGGATGGAGACTCGGGCCAGAACGCCTGGCTGTCATACCAGCTGCTCAAGGCCACCGAGCCAGGGCTGTTTGGCGTGTGGGCGCACAATGGCGAGGTGCGCACCACCAGGCTGTTGAGCGAGCGCGACGCGGCCAGGCACAGGCTGGTGGTGCTGGTCAAGGACAATGGCGAGCCTCCGCTGTCTGCCAGCGTCACGCTGCACGTGCTGCTGGTGGATGGCTTCTCCCAGCCCTACCTGCCGCTCCCGGAAGCGCCGCCCGAGCGCACGCAGGGGGACTCGCTGACTGTCTACTTGGTCATCGCCTTGGCCTCTGTGTCGTcgctcttcctcttctctgtgctGGTGTTTGTGGCGGTGAGGCTGTGCAGGAGGCGCAGGGCGGCATCACTAGAGGTCTGCTCAGTGCCTGAGGGCCACTTTCCTGGCCACCTGGTGGATGTCAGCGGCACTGGCACTCTGTCCCAGAGCTACCAGTATAAGGTGTGTCTGACGGGAGATTGTTCTGGAACAAGCGAATTCAAGTTTTTGAAACCAATTTACCCTAACATTCACACCAATGGTCCTGAGCGGAATAGTGTAGAAAATCCTATCTTTTGA
- the LOC113179768 gene encoding protocadherin beta-12-like has translation MENGGEDTLQTRQVLLLFVLLGISQAHSEPGSFSVAEEMQSGSFVGNLAKDLGLEVGELSSRGAQVVSNDNKQSLQLDINTGDLLLSQMLDREELCGSTEPCVLHFQVLMKNPLQFLRIELQVRDVNDHSPIFLEKEMLLEIPENSPVGAVFLLESANDLDVGMNTVQSYTISPNSHFHIKMRVNPDNRKYPELVLDKALDYEEQQELSLILTALDGGSPPRSGTALVRVVVVDINDNCPEFQQPFYEVKIPENSILGSLVITVTAWDLDSGINGEISYTFSHASEDIQKTFKINRKSGEISLTASLDFETIESYSVIIQATDGGGLFGKSTVRIQVMDVNDNVPEIAVSSITSPISENSPETAVMVFSIRDRDSGENGRTICSIPEDLPFLLKSSFENYYTLETEKTLDRESRAQYNITITVTDFGTPRLKTEHSIIILVSDVNDNAPAFTQVSYTLLVPENNQPAMQIGSVSATDRDSGTNAQITYSLLPNQDPHLSLASLVSINADNGQLFALRALDFEALQAFEFHVGATDQGSPALSSQALVRVVVMDDNDNSPFVLYPMQNASAPCTELVPRAAEQGYLVTKVVAVDGDSGQNAWLSYQLLKATEPGLFGVWAHNGEVRTARLLSERDAARHRLVVLVKDNGEPPLSASVTLHVLLVDGFSQPYLPLPEVAPERAQGDSLTVYLVIALASVSSLFLFSVLVFVAVRLCRRRREAPLGVYSVPEGHFPGHLVDVSGTGTLSQSYQYEVCLRGSTGTNEFKFLKPIIPNPSPQCSGKETEETPPFNSSFGFNIK, from the coding sequence ATGGAGAATGGAGGAGAAGATACTTTGCAGACAAGGCAAGTCCtacttctctttgttttgttggGAATATCTCAGGCGCACTCTGAGCCTGGGAGCTTTTCCGTGGCAGAGGAAATGCAAAGTGGAAGCTTTGTAGGCAATTTGGCAAAAGACCTAGGACTAGAGGTGGGTGAGCTGTCCTCCCGGGGAGCTCAGGTTGTCTCTAATGATAACAAACAGTCTTTGCAACTGGACATAAATACCGGGGATTTGCTTTTAAGCCAAATGTTAGACCGGGAGGAGCTCTGCGGCTCCACCGAGCCCTGTGTGCTGCATTTTCAGGTATTAATGAAAAACCCTTTGCAGTTTTTACGGATTGAGCTTCAAGTAAGAGATGTAAATGACCACTCTCCAATCTTCTTGGAAAAAGAAATGCTCCTAGAAATCCCAGAGAATAGTCCTGTTGGTGCTGTGTTCTTACTAGAAAGTGCAAATGATTTAGATGTAGGAATGAATACTGTACAAAGCTACACAATAAGCCCCAACTCTCATTTCCACATTAAAATGAGAGTTAATCCAGACAACAGGAAGTACCCAGAGTTGGTTCTGGACAAGGCACTGGATTATGAAGAGCAGCAGGAACTCAGTTTGATTCTCACTGCTCTGGATGGTGGGTCCCCACCCAGGTCTGGGACTGCCTTAGTTCGGGTGGTGGTTGTAGACATTAATGACAACTGCCCTGAGTTTCAGCAACCATTTTATGAGGTGAAGATTCCAGAGAATAGCATCCTTGGTTCACTGGTTATCACTGTCACGGCTTGGGATTTAGATTCCGGAATAAATGGGGAAATATCATATACCTTTTCTCATGCCTCAGAAGATAttcaaaagacatttaaaattaacCGAAAGTCTGGAGAAATTAGTTTAACAGCATCTTTGGATTTTGAAACAATTGAATCATACTCAGTAATCATTCAAGCCACAGATGGGGGAGGACTTTTTGGAAAGTCTACAGTCAGAATACAAGTAATGGATGTGAATGACAATGTTCCTGAAATTGCTGTGTCATCAATTACCAGTCCAATCTCAGAAAATTCCCCTGAGACTGCAGTCATGGTTTTCAGTATCCGAGATAGAGACTCTGGAGAAAATGGAAGAACGATTTGTTCTATTCCAGAAGACCTCCCATTCCTACTGAAATCTTCATTTGAGAATTACTACACCCTAGAAACGGAGAAAACCCTAGACAGGGAAAGCAGAGCCCAGTATAATATCACCATCACGGTCACTGATTTTGGGACACCCAGGCTGAAAACCGAGCACAGCATAATAATCCTCGTCTCTGACGTCAATGACAACGCCCCTGCCTTCACACAAGTGTCCTACACCCTGTTGGTCCCCGAGAACAACCAGCCAGCCATGCAAATAGGCAGTGTCAGCGCCACAGACAGAGACTCAGGCACCAACGCCCAGATCACCTACTCGCTGCTGCCAAACCAGGACCCGCACCTGTCCCTCGCCTCGCTGGTCTCCATCAACGCAGACAATGGGCAGCTGTTCGCGCTGAGGGCGCTGGACTTTGAGGCCCTGCAGGCGTTTGAGTTCCACGTGGGCGCCACAGACCAAGGCTCGCCCGCGCTCAGCAGCCAGGCGCTGGTGCGCGTCGTGGTGATGGATGACAATGACAACTCGCCCTTCGTGCTGTACCCGATGCAGAACGCCTCTGCGCCTTGTACGGAGCTGGTACCCAGGGCGGCAGAGCAGGGCTACCTGGTCACCAAGGTGGTGGCAGTGGATGGAGACTCGGGCCAGAACGCCTGGCTGTCATACCAGCTGCTCAAGGCCACCGAGCCAGGGCTGTTTGGCGTGTGGGCGCACAATGGCGAGGTGCGCACCGCCAGGCTGCTGAGCGAGCGCGACGCGGCCAGGCACAGGCTGGTGGTGCTGGTCAAGGACAATGGCGAGCCTCCGCTGTCTGCCAGCGTCACGCTGCACGTGCTGCTGGTGGATGGCTTCTCCCAGCCCTACCTGCCGCTCCCGGAAGTGGCGCCCGAGCGCGCGCAGGGGGACTCGCTCACTGTCTACTTGGTCATCGCCTTGGCCTCTGTGTCGTcgctcttcctcttctctgtgctGGTGTTTGTGGCAGTGAGGCTGTGCAGGAGGCGCAGGGAGGCGCCGCTGGGTGTGTATTCGGTGCCTGAGGGCCACTTTCCTGGCCACCTGGTGGATGTCAGCGGCACTGGCACTCTGTCCCAGAGTTACCAGTATGAGGTGTGTCTTAGGGGAAGTACTGGAACAAATGAGTTCAAATTTCTAAAGCCAATTATCCCCAACCCTTCACCCCAGTGTTCTGGGAAAGAAACAGAGGAAACTCCTCCTTTCAACAGTAGCTTTGGGTTCAATATTAAGTGA